In Sphingomonas sp. G-3-2-10, a single window of DNA contains:
- a CDS encoding response regulator, protein MLHQTPTTAAAAATLLVVDDDRDIRQLLADSLGARGYRVETAASARDMDQILARIPVDLIILDVMMPGEDGLSACRRIARDDGPEIVFLSALGEEHDRILGLEVGAGHYLTKPCSPREILATVRAALRRRGAGTVSDGHQYVFDGWRIDLASHELFDPQGVLVGLTDGEFAVLRVFIERPRRVLSREALLSAARGPDSDAYDRAIDVQVSRLRRKLRAGADEIIRTVRNEGYLFVPRVSRA, encoded by the coding sequence ATGCTTCACCAGACTCCGACCACTGCTGCCGCAGCAGCGACCCTGCTCGTCGTGGACGACGATCGCGATATCCGCCAGTTGCTGGCTGACAGCCTCGGCGCGCGCGGCTATCGCGTCGAGACCGCCGCCAGCGCGCGCGACATGGACCAGATCCTCGCCCGGATTCCGGTCGATCTGATCATCCTCGACGTGATGATGCCGGGCGAGGATGGCCTGAGCGCCTGCCGCCGCATCGCGCGCGACGACGGCCCGGAGATCGTGTTCCTGAGCGCGCTGGGCGAGGAACATGACCGCATCCTCGGCCTCGAGGTCGGCGCGGGTCATTACCTGACCAAACCCTGCAGCCCGCGCGAGATCCTCGCCACGGTGCGTGCGGCGCTGCGCCGTCGCGGGGCGGGCACGGTCAGCGACGGGCACCAATATGTGTTCGACGGCTGGCGAATCGATCTCGCCTCGCACGAACTGTTCGATCCGCAGGGCGTGCTGGTCGGACTGACCGACGGCGAATTCGCGGTGCTGCGCGTGTTCATCGAGCGGCCGCGCCGGGTGCTGTCACGCGAAGCCCTGTTGTCGGCCGCCCGCGGACCGGATTCCGACGCCTATGACCGGGCGATCGACGTGCAGGTCAGCCGGTTGCGGCGCAAGCTGCGCGCGGGGGCGGACGAGATCATCCGCACCGTGCGCAACGAAGGCTATCTGTTCGTGCCCCGCGTGTCGCGCGCATGA